The Paenibacillus sp. 481 DNA window TCTCATATCGCCGAACATGTTCTATCTCTGTATTTGGGTTCTATATTATCGGTTCTGTTACATGGTTCTGTTTAAATAACTCTGTATATTGGTTCTCTATATTTATATCTCTCTAAAAGGTAAACCACCGTTCAAGATGGTTCCACTCCCTATCCTATCTCATTTCAAACATGGGCTCAAGCAGTCCGTTCAGGTTCTCGATGTGCCTACTTGAGTGTGTTCAATTGTAAAATGTTTACAGTTAAACAACCAATCAAAGAGGAGACCTCTACGGTTACTCCTCTTTGATTGTGTTCGTTATGTGATTACAAACCTTTGTTTGCGATATAAGCTGCCAAGTCTACAACGCGGTTGGAGTAGCCCCACTCGTTGTCGTACCAAGAAACAACTTTAACCATGTTGCCACCGATTACCATCGTCGTCAAAGCGTCGATAGTAGAGGAAGCTGGGTCGCCGTTGTAATCGCTGGATACCAATGGCTCTTCGGAGTAGTTCAAGATACCTTTCAAAGGACCTTCAGCTGCTGCTTTAAGAGCTGCGTTTACTTCTTCAACTGTAACGTCTTGAGCAAGTTCTACAACCAAGTCTGTAACAGACACGTTAGGTGTAGGAACACGCATAGACATACCGTTCAATTTACCAGCCAACTCTGGCAATACCAAGGAAACTGCTTTAGCAGCACCAGTTGTGGATGGAATGATGTTCTCAGCTGCTGCACGAGCACGACGCAAGTCTTTGTGTGGCAAGTCAAGAACGGATTGGTCGTTAGTGTAAGAGTGAATTGTGTTCATCATACCCTTAACGATTCCGAATTTATCGTTCAATACTTTCGCAAATGGAGCCAAGCAGTTAGTTGTGCAAGAAGCGTTGGAGATAACCGTGTGGCTAGCTGCATCGTACTTGTCTTCGTTAACGCCCATTACGATTGTAATATCTTCGTTTGTAGCTGGTGCGGAGATAATTACTTTCTTCGCGCCGCCTTTCAAGTGAAGCTCAGCTTTTTCTTTCGCTGTGAAGATACCTGTGGATTCAACAACGATTTCAACGCCGTTAGCGCCCCAAGGCAAGTTCTCAGGGTTACGCTCAGCAAATACTTTAACTTCTTTGCCGTTAACAACAAGAGCGCCTTCTTTAGCTTCTACAGTAGCATTCAATCTGCCGTGTGTAGTGTCATATTTCAAAAGGTGTGCAAGTGTATTTACGTCTGTCAAATCGTTAATTGCCACGATTTCTACAGCAGGGTTGTTCAAAGCAGCACGGAATACGTTACGTCCGATACGTCCAAAACCGTTAATACCAACTTTAACCATGATGATTCCTCCCATTTCCTATATCCATTTTATTTATTGCTCAAGACGGCCCATAGGCACATCGAGACCACACAAGTAAACAATTTCTAATGCCGCAGCTTCGTCAATGACTAAGATGTGTTCATAGCCTGATTTCAGTACAGCGGTAATCGCTTCGCCTTTGCTTCTGCCGCCAGCGACTGCAATAACGACCTCTGTTGAGGAAATATCCTCTAACCGTAAGCCCATTGTGAGCATCGCATGAACGACTTTGCCATTGCGGTCAAAGTAATAACCGAAAGCTTCGGCTAGCGCACCTTCTGACATGAGCTGCTGGATCGTCTCGTCATCGACACGACGACGCTTAGCCATGACCAAGGCATCTCCGATACCATGCACGACGATGCGTGCTTGGCGAATGACGCGCAACATGTCTTGAATGTTAGGATCTTGCTTCAACGATTGATACGCCTCTTCACTAAGCTGATCCGGCACGTGCAGCAGTCGATACTGCGCACCTACTCGCTTCGCCATAGTGGAAGCAATCGTATTCGCTTGATATTCGAGACTCTCACCGAGTCCGCCACGCGCTGGGACAAACCAGTTCCCACGTAGCGATGTAGAGCTCGTTAATTGGTCAGCCATCGCTGCCAATGTCGACCCGCCCGTTACGGCGACGACATCTTCCTTGCCCATTACGCTGCTGAGCGCTTGGCACGCCGCTTGACCAAGCTCCTGCTTGGCGGCGGGCGACATATCCGAGTTGCCAGGGACGACAATGACCTGCTTCAATCCGAACGCTTGACGAATCGCTTCCTCAAGCACGCGCGTACCGAGCAGCTCCCGCATCAACGGCTCCAGTTGCTGGACAAGCTTGCGCCCGTCTTCACTGATTCGCATGCCGGTGCTGTCTGTTTCGATCAGGCCCTGGGCCTTCAACAAGTCAGCTTCCGCCCGCAATACGCGCTCTGTCATTTGCAGAGACGTTGCGAGTGTCCTTCTTCCAACGGATTCGGACAACATAATTTGATGCAGAATCGTATAACGCTTCTTCAACAGTTCCATGAGATCGGGCAGAAGTCGCTTTTGTATATCTATCCAACCACGCATTTGTTCCACTCCTGCTCTCCCCAAACCAACCGTTGGACTAAAAACGTCCCAACATAACTTTTTATGTCCCACCACTATTTTACCGAATAATTCAGCAACTTGCAAGCATCCCGCATCTAGAATGGGCAACGTTCGCACAACTTATTCATTTTGACCAAAAGCATCTAAAAATCACGCCCCACAAAATGCACAAACTGCTCTACAGTTGACTTTTTTATCGATTATATGTAAAAATGAATGACAATCAGTCATTTTTGAAACGGGCTGTTGTGCGGGATATTTCAAACAGGTGGTGACCTGCTCTCATGAATGTTAAGAAAGAAGCGAAGTTTAATGCCCTGCTGCAAGCTTCGATTGAGCTTATTTTGGAAAAAGGATTTCAAAAGATGTCCGTTAGTGACATTGTTAAGCGCGCTGGTGTGGCACAAGGTACCTTTTATATTTATTTTCCAACAAAAAATGATATTGTCCCTGCGGTTGCTGAACATATTTTGGAGCAACTTCTGTCGCAGATCAAGTCAACCACGGTTGCATCACATAGCTTCTGGGATAAGGTGCACACTATAATCGATGCTACTTTTGACATGACGTCTCATTATAAGGAAGCAATCTTACTTTGTTATTCTGGACTTGCGTATCACCATTCTTTTTTACAGTGGGAAAAAATTTATGATCCTTACTACGTCTGGTTTGCCGAGCAAATTCGCTCTGCGCAGCAAACAGGAGAAGTCAATCAGGATATTGTCGTGACCGACCGTCTTGTCCGCATGATCATCAATATGGTCGAGCAAACGGCAGAGATGTACTTCTTCGTCGATGTTCAACAGGAGCAGCATGGTGAGAAGATTAGCACGGAGCA harbors:
- the gap gene encoding type I glyceraldehyde-3-phosphate dehydrogenase; the encoded protein is MMVKVGINGFGRIGRNVFRAALNNPAVEIVAINDLTDVNTLAHLLKYDTTHGRLNATVEAKEGALVVNGKEVKVFAERNPENLPWGANGVEIVVESTGIFTAKEKAELHLKGGAKKVIISAPATNEDITIVMGVNEDKYDAASHTVISNASCTTNCLAPFAKVLNDKFGIVKGMMNTIHSYTNDQSVLDLPHKDLRRARAAAENIIPSTTGAAKAVSLVLPELAGKLNGMSMRVPTPNVSVTDLVVELAQDVTVEEVNAALKAAAEGPLKGILNYSEEPLVSSDYNGDPASSTIDALTTMVIGGNMVKVVSWYDNEWGYSNRVVDLAAYIANKGL
- a CDS encoding sugar-binding transcriptional regulator, with protein sequence MRGWIDIQKRLLPDLMELLKKRYTILHQIMLSESVGRRTLATSLQMTERVLRAEADLLKAQGLIETDSTGMRISEDGRKLVQQLEPLMRELLGTRVLEEAIRQAFGLKQVIVVPGNSDMSPAAKQELGQAACQALSSVMGKEDVVAVTGGSTLAAMADQLTSSTSLRGNWFVPARGGLGESLEYQANTIASTMAKRVGAQYRLLHVPDQLSEEAYQSLKQDPNIQDMLRVIRQARIVVHGIGDALVMAKRRRVDDETIQQLMSEGALAEAFGYYFDRNGKVVHAMLTMGLRLEDISSTEVVIAVAGGRSKGEAITAVLKSGYEHILVIDEAAALEIVYLCGLDVPMGRLEQ
- a CDS encoding TetR family transcriptional regulator, whose protein sequence is MNVKKEAKFNALLQASIELILEKGFQKMSVSDIVKRAGVAQGTFYIYFPTKNDIVPAVAEHILEQLLSQIKSTTVASHSFWDKVHTIIDATFDMTSHYKEAILLCYSGLAYHHSFLQWEKIYDPYYVWFAEQIRSAQQTGEVNQDIVVTDRLVRMIINMVEQTAEMYFFVDVQQEQHGEKISTEQSSSTGMEHQLKQELFDFISRSLSSLNSRN